One Tamlana carrageenivorans genomic region harbors:
- the ccoS gene encoding cbb3-type cytochrome oxidase assembly protein CcoS has translation MSVIYILLAISILVAISFFIAFVVAVKSGQYDDSYTPSVRMLFEDELVKEKPKKLSTNQKTNS, from the coding sequence ATGAGTGTTATTTATATCTTGCTAGCAATCAGTATCCTAGTTGCTATAAGCTTCTTCATCGCTTTTGTTGTTGCCGTAAAAAGCGGGCAATACGACGATAGCTACACCCCTTCGGTACGTATGCTCTTTGAAGATGAACTTGTTAAAGAAAAACCAAAAAAATTAAGCACTAACCAAAAGACTAATTCTTAA
- the ccoG gene encoding cytochrome c oxidase accessory protein CcoG, giving the protein METPQNETFRDSIGTVTKEGKRAWVFPKKPNGKFYKYRKYVSYVLLTFLLVSPFIKVNGNQFLMFNVLERRFNIFGFPFWPQDFYLFVISMLIGVIFIALFTVAFGRIFCGWICPQTIFMEMVFRRIEYWIEGDRGKQMRLAKQPWNAEKIRKKGLKLFIFLGISFLIANVFLAYLIGSDKLINYIKAGPSEHLSTLVSLIIFTAVFYFVFAWFREQVCIIACPYGRLQGVLLDTKSIVVAYDHKRGEAENGRKKFKKNEDRKSLGFGDCIDCKQCVHVCPTGIDIRNGTQLECVNCTACIDECDHIMESINLPKGLIRYASEEEIEKKASFKLTARMKGYAAVLVILIGLLTGMLFLRNDIEANVLRLPGQLYEHKDNNMISNVFTYKLVNKTTKDFNNVTLKLMSHKGSLKIVATSDTLFVPSQGLAKGTLFVEINNNALSGDRNKIEISVYKGNDLIETTTANFLGPRSFK; this is encoded by the coding sequence TTGGAAACCCCACAAAACGAAACATTTCGAGATTCAATTGGCACGGTTACCAAAGAAGGTAAGCGCGCTTGGGTATTTCCAAAAAAACCAAACGGTAAATTTTACAAATACCGAAAGTATGTTAGTTACGTTTTATTAACCTTTTTACTGGTTTCACCTTTTATAAAAGTAAATGGCAACCAGTTTTTAATGTTCAATGTATTAGAACGTCGTTTTAACATATTCGGATTTCCTTTTTGGCCACAAGATTTCTATTTATTTGTTATTTCCATGCTTATAGGGGTTATTTTTATCGCCCTTTTTACGGTGGCTTTTGGTCGGATTTTCTGCGGATGGATTTGCCCGCAAACCATATTTATGGAAATGGTGTTTCGCCGTATAGAGTATTGGATTGAAGGCGACCGTGGAAAACAAATGCGCTTGGCCAAGCAACCTTGGAATGCCGAAAAAATAAGAAAGAAAGGCTTAAAGCTTTTCATTTTTCTAGGCATCTCATTTCTAATAGCTAACGTTTTTCTTGCTTATCTTATTGGTAGCGACAAACTCATCAACTACATTAAAGCTGGCCCTTCCGAACATTTAAGCACACTGGTTTCTTTAATTATTTTCACCGCTGTTTTTTATTTTGTATTTGCTTGGTTTAGAGAGCAAGTCTGTATAATAGCTTGCCCCTATGGTCGCTTACAAGGCGTCCTTTTAGACACCAAGTCGATTGTGGTAGCATACGATCACAAACGTGGGGAAGCTGAAAATGGTAGAAAAAAATTCAAAAAAAATGAAGATCGTAAATCCTTAGGTTTTGGCGATTGTATTGATTGCAAACAATGTGTTCATGTATGTCCTACTGGTATTGATATACGAAATGGCACCCAACTGGAGTGTGTTAATTGTACAGCATGCATTGATGAATGCGACCATATTATGGAAAGTATCAACTTACCAAAAGGTTTAATTCGATATGCTAGTGAAGAAGAAATAGAAAAGAAAGCCAGCTTTAAGCTAACCGCAAGAATGAAAGGTTACGCTGCCGTTTTAGTTATTCTAATAGGCTTACTTACTGGCATGTTGTTTTTAAGAAACGATATTGAAGCCAATGTTTTAAGGCTCCCAGGACAACTTTACGAGCATAAAGACAACAATATGATAAGCAATGTGTTTACTTATAAACTCGTTAATAAAACCACGAAAGATTTTAATAATGTAACACTTAAGCTGATGTCACATAAAGGGTCTTTAAAAATAGTAGCCACCAGTGATACGCTTTTTGTACCAAGTCAAGGCCTTGCTAAAGGCACCTTATTTGTTGAAATTAACAACAATGCCCTGTCTGGAGACCGAAATAAAATTGAAATTAGTGTATATAAAGGCAACGATTTAATTGAAACCACTACTGCAAACTTTTTAGGACCAAGAAGTTTTAAATAA
- the ccoN gene encoding cytochrome-c oxidase, cbb3-type subunit I: MEMEQFHYDNKIVTKFIYATIVFGVVGMAVGLLLAFLFLFPNLTDGISWLSFGRLRPLHTNAVIFAFVGNAMFAGIYYSLQRLLKARMASDLLSNINFWGWQLIIVAAAISLPLGYTSSKEYAELEWPIDIAIAIVWVVFGINMIWTILKRRQRHLYVAIWFYIATFVTVAVLHIFNNIELPVSAMKSYSVYAGVQDALVQWWYGHNAVAFFLTTPFLGLMYYFVPKAANRPVYSYRLSIVHFWSLIFIYIWAGPHHLLYTALPEWAQNLGVAFSVMLLMPSWGGMINGLLTLRGAWDKVRTDPVLKFMVVAITGYGMATFEGPTLSLKNVNAVAHFTDWIIAHVHVGALAWNGFMAFGIIYYLIPRLFKTRLYSLALANLHFWLGTLGIIMYALPLYVAGFTQYSMWQQFNPDGTLVYGNFLETVTEIMPMYWMRAIGGSLYILGMFILVYNIIVTIKQGSAVEDELAEAPALEKVTNKRTASESWHNWLERRPIQLTILATVAILIGGIIQIVPTIMVKSNIPTIASVKPYTPLELEGRDIYIREGCVSCHSQMIRPFRHEVERYGEYSKAGEYVYDHPFLWGSKRTGPDLHRVGQKYSDNWHFNHMYDPQSTSSGSIMPRYPWLITGESSRLDKSMTEAKMKAMVSLGVPYTEEDIANAQQHMNAQGAQIEKNLYSDPDFVTAYEADKKSAAKNGEDFIEMKDREIVAMIAYLQRLGTDIKVESTQQ; the protein is encoded by the coding sequence ATGGAAATGGAACAGTTTCATTACGATAACAAAATCGTTACTAAATTTATCTACGCTACAATAGTTTTCGGTGTAGTTGGCATGGCAGTAGGTTTACTACTTGCCTTTTTGTTTTTATTCCCTAATCTAACTGATGGTATTTCATGGTTAAGTTTTGGGCGATTAAGACCACTACACACCAATGCTGTTATTTTTGCCTTTGTGGGTAATGCCATGTTTGCGGGTATTTATTATTCGCTTCAGCGTTTACTTAAAGCACGCATGGCCAGCGACTTACTTAGTAATATTAATTTTTGGGGCTGGCAGCTTATCATCGTTGCTGCTGCGATATCACTGCCTTTAGGCTACACCTCTTCTAAAGAATATGCCGAATTAGAATGGCCTATCGATATTGCTATTGCAATCGTTTGGGTGGTTTTCGGTATCAATATGATATGGACCATTTTAAAACGTAGACAACGTCATTTATATGTCGCCATTTGGTTCTATATTGCCACATTTGTAACCGTTGCGGTACTTCATATATTTAACAATATTGAGTTACCTGTTAGTGCCATGAAAAGCTACTCGGTTTACGCCGGAGTTCAGGATGCCTTAGTACAATGGTGGTATGGCCACAATGCCGTGGCTTTCTTTTTAACGACGCCATTTTTAGGTTTAATGTATTATTTTGTGCCTAAAGCTGCTAACAGACCTGTATACTCATACAGATTGTCTATTGTTCACTTTTGGTCTTTAATATTTATCTATATCTGGGCAGGACCTCACCATTTATTATATACGGCTTTACCAGAATGGGCTCAAAATTTAGGTGTTGCCTTTTCGGTTATGCTACTCATGCCATCTTGGGGTGGTATGATAAACGGACTCCTAACCCTTCGTGGTGCTTGGGATAAAGTGCGTACCGACCCTGTTTTAAAATTTATGGTAGTCGCCATTACAGGTTACGGTATGGCAACTTTTGAAGGACCAACTCTATCCTTAAAAAACGTTAATGCCGTGGCGCATTTTACCGATTGGATTATCGCACACGTTCACGTTGGCGCATTAGCATGGAATGGTTTTATGGCATTTGGTATTATTTACTACCTCATACCTCGATTATTTAAAACAAGACTTTATTCTTTAGCCCTTGCAAACCTACATTTTTGGTTAGGAACTTTAGGAATCATCATGTATGCTTTACCGTTATATGTTGCTGGATTTACACAGTATTCAATGTGGCAGCAATTTAACCCAGACGGTACTTTAGTTTATGGAAATTTCCTAGAAACAGTAACCGAAATTATGCCTATGTATTGGATGCGTGCCATTGGTGGTAGTTTATACATTCTAGGCATGTTTATTTTAGTATATAATATTATCGTTACCATCAAACAAGGAAGTGCGGTTGAGGACGAATTAGCTGAAGCCCCTGCCTTAGAAAAAGTAACCAACAAACGTACAGCATCCGAAAGCTGGCACAATTGGTTGGAGCGTCGACCAATTCAGCTTACAATTTTAGCCACCGTGGCTATTTTAATAGGAGGTATCATTCAAATTGTACCAACCATTATGGTGAAATCAAACATTCCTACCATTGCTAGTGTAAAACCATATACACCTCTAGAATTAGAAGGCCGTGATATCTACATTAGAGAAGGTTGTGTGAGTTGTCATTCACAAATGATTCGACCATTTAGACATGAAGTAGAACGTTACGGTGAATACTCTAAAGCAGGTGAATATGTTTACGACCACCCATTCCTTTGGGGAAGCAAACGTACTGGTCCCGATTTACATCGTGTCGGACAAAAATATTCTGATAACTGGCACTTTAACCACATGTATGACCCGCAAAGTACCTCTTCGGGCTCTATTATGCCGCGTTACCCATGGTTAATTACTGGCGAAAGCAGCCGATTAGACAAATCGATGACAGAAGCTAAAATGAAAGCTATGGTGTCATTAGGCGTGCCTTACACAGAAGAAGATATCGCTAACGCGCAACAACACATGAATGCGCAGGGTGCGCAAATTGAAAAGAATTTATACTCCGATCCAGACTTTGTAACAGCCTATGAGGCAGATAAAAAATCGGCCGCTAAAAACGGAGAGGATTTTATAGAAATGAAGGATAGAGAAATTGTTGCTATGATCGCTTATTTACAACGATTAGGAACAGACATTAAAGTGGAAAGCACACAACAATAA
- a CDS encoding sulfite exporter TauE/SafE family protein produces the protein MLASAFILGLLGSFHCVGMCGPIAFMLPVDRNNPVKKVTQIFIYHVGRMLSYAIIGLIFGFIGKQLYLFGFQQQLSIVIGGLMILFAIIPQKTLNSFQVSKPIYRVISKVKSALGKAFKKKTYDTFLTIGFLNGFLPCGLVYMAVFAAIASGNTASGTIYMAVFGLGTIPLMTTAIYFSQFLKGKARQRIQNLIPVFIVLIGLLFIIRGLGLGIPYLSPSPIHDTVVSEIECH, from the coding sequence ATGCTTGCTTCCGCATTCATATTAGGTTTATTAGGAAGCTTCCACTGTGTGGGTATGTGTGGCCCCATAGCTTTTATGCTGCCTGTAGATCGCAACAATCCTGTGAAAAAAGTTACTCAAATCTTTATTTATCATGTTGGCCGTATGCTTTCTTATGCCATAATCGGACTCATTTTCGGATTCATAGGAAAGCAGCTATATCTCTTCGGTTTTCAGCAACAGCTATCTATTGTTATTGGCGGACTTATGATACTTTTTGCCATCATTCCTCAAAAAACACTAAATAGCTTTCAGGTATCCAAACCAATTTATAGGGTTATTTCAAAAGTAAAATCAGCACTAGGCAAAGCCTTTAAAAAGAAAACCTACGATACCTTTTTAACCATCGGTTTTTTAAACGGCTTTTTACCTTGCGGTTTGGTTTACATGGCTGTTTTTGCTGCCATTGCCAGCGGAAATACAGCATCAGGAACGATATACATGGCTGTATTTGGCTTAGGCACCATTCCTTTGATGACTACAGCTATATATTTTAGTCAATTTTTAAAAGGTAAAGCCAGACAACGCATTCAAAATTTAATTCCCGTTTTTATAGTCCTTATTGGCCTCTTATTTATAATTCGAGGACTTGGCTTAGGCATACCATACCTCTCGCCTAGCCCTATACATGATACTGTTGTGAGTGAAATAGAATGTCACTAA
- a CDS encoding cbb3-type cytochrome c oxidase N-terminal domain-containing protein, protein MRNLIPSWIRVPILFFIVAGIVEFFVDSGNQPAFIKYPAVLMFLLLVLFILIAIEGIVGSLENVMFQKLDPEAQARFLADKEKATEFPWLKKTYLKLLGSKPIEQEGEIILDHNYDGIKELDNDLPPWWKYAFIISIIFAAIYLLRYEVFSGPSQIEEFDTELAEAKIAIEAYKKTAKGLVDVNTVTVLTETADLTAGKTIFETNCVACHMADGGGGIGPNLTDNHWILGGDIKSIFHTVSEGGRAGKGMIAWKAQLKPLEIAQVASYVLTFQGTTPANPKAPEGDIIINETTEAAEAVTDTTETASPELKDESVSEPE, encoded by the coding sequence ATGAGAAATTTAATACCATCTTGGATTCGAGTTCCTATCCTATTTTTTATTGTGGCTGGAATTGTTGAATTCTTTGTAGACTCTGGAAATCAACCGGCATTTATAAAATATCCAGCCGTATTAATGTTTTTGCTTCTGGTGTTATTCATTTTAATAGCCATTGAGGGTATTGTAGGTTCCCTAGAAAATGTAATGTTTCAAAAACTAGATCCTGAAGCTCAGGCTCGTTTCTTGGCCGATAAAGAAAAAGCCACAGAGTTTCCATGGTTAAAGAAAACTTACCTCAAACTATTAGGATCAAAACCTATCGAGCAAGAGGGTGAAATTATTCTAGATCATAATTACGATGGCATTAAGGAACTGGATAACGATTTACCGCCATGGTGGAAATATGCCTTCATCATATCCATAATTTTTGCTGCCATTTACCTTTTAAGGTATGAAGTATTTAGCGGCCCATCGCAAATTGAAGAATTCGACACCGAATTGGCTGAAGCTAAAATCGCTATTGAAGCTTATAAAAAAACAGCTAAAGGTTTAGTTGATGTAAATACCGTAACAGTACTTACAGAGACAGCCGATTTAACCGCAGGTAAAACCATTTTTGAAACCAACTGTGTGGCCTGTCATATGGCCGATGGTGGTGGTGGTATTGGCCCGAATTTAACCGACAATCATTGGATTTTAGGCGGTGATATTAAGAGCATTTTCCATACGGTTTCTGAAGGAGGTCGTGCCGGAAAAGGTATGATTGCATGGAAAGCCCAATTAAAACCCTTAGAAATTGCACAGGTAGCCAGCTATGTGCTAACATTTCAAGGTACAACACCTGCAAATCCTAAAGCTCCTGAAGGAGATATTATTATTAACGAAACAACCGAAGCCGCAGAGGCGGTAACTGACACTACAGAAACAGCTTCACCAGAATTAAAAGATGAAAGCGTTTCTGAACCCGAATAA
- a CDS encoding Crp/Fnr family transcriptional regulator produces MGKCEQCIIKQFNSLKALTKDELVRISSCKTSRSIKKGEVIFEEGEVLNGVYCIKDGICKLSKLSENGKDQIVKMVVKGQLLGQRSLISEESSNLQATALNDMEVCFIPKSEIFADLQKNPKFSFEVLKDMAHDLRDSDDIIVNMAQKSVRQRLAETLLYIHENFGTNPDDTLSILLSREDYAGIVGTATESAIRVLSQFKKEGLIESVGKYIKIIDFAGLERVE; encoded by the coding sequence ATGGGTAAGTGCGAACAATGTATTATTAAACAGTTCAATTCTTTAAAGGCATTAACAAAAGATGAGTTAGTGCGTATATCTTCTTGTAAAACATCGCGCTCTATTAAAAAAGGGGAAGTCATTTTTGAAGAAGGCGAAGTTTTAAACGGTGTTTATTGCATAAAAGATGGTATTTGTAAATTATCAAAGCTTAGTGAAAACGGCAAAGACCAAATTGTAAAAATGGTGGTTAAGGGGCAGTTATTGGGGCAGCGTTCATTAATAAGTGAAGAAAGTTCTAATTTGCAAGCTACGGCCTTAAATGATATGGAAGTATGTTTTATTCCTAAGAGTGAAATTTTCGCCGATTTACAAAAAAACCCGAAGTTTTCGTTTGAGGTGTTAAAGGATATGGCGCACGATTTACGTGATTCTGATGATATTATCGTGAACATGGCTCAAAAATCGGTTCGTCAACGTTTGGCTGAAACCCTACTTTATATTCATGAGAATTTTGGAACTAATCCAGATGATACCTTAAGTATTCTCCTGTCTCGCGAAGACTATGCTGGTATTGTGGGAACGGCCACTGAATCGGCTATTCGCGTACTTTCTCAGTTTAAAAAAGAAGGCTTAATCGAGTCGGTTGGGAAATATATAAAAATTATTGACTTCGCTGGTTTAGAGCGTGTTGAGTAG
- a CDS encoding heavy metal translocating P-type ATPase: protein MEHKTCFHCGLDASEASITFDNKSFCCNGCKTVYEIFSENDLTSYYDLQQAPGATPKDVEGKYNFLDNAKIVENLLEFNDDNTQIVNLYVPHIHCSSCIWVLENLNKLNPAVSSSMVNFGKKTVRITYNAHKVSLKNLVQLLSRIGYEPFISLDDYAVGQKNVDRSLIYKLGVAGFAFGNIMFLSFPEYFQVEEFWLEQFKHLFRWLMFAFSLPVVFYSAQDYFISAYKGLKSRILNIDVPIALGAAVLSIRSTAEIILDLGTGFFDSLAGLIFFLLLGKFFQQKTYSFLSFERDYKSYFPIGITKISADGEESSIQVYDIEKGDRLLIRNEELIPVDSILIKGKARIDYSFVTGESEAVSKKSGDKLYAGGKQVEGSIEIEVLKSVEQSYLTQLWSNDVFNKNKEDAFTTLTNAISKRFTIAILSIAFIATAYWLLTDSSKALNVFTAVLIIACPCAIALAAPFTLGNMLRIFGRKKFYAKNASVIEQLAQINTIIFDKTGTITANKETAITYEGSQLSNAEEDFLKSTLRNSNHPLSRSLYTLLKENHIVPIENYEEHIGEGIEAHYNQNFMKIGSAPFVGLASEVKNLNTEVHISTNNTYKGKFTFYNRYRQGLSKLFNQLKPTYDLVILSGDNAGEKENLTKLLPAKTKLLFNQKPEDKLEYIKHHQNSGATVLMVGDGLNDAGALAQSDVGIAISENVNVFSPACDAILDASNFNSLYDFIKASKSAITIIKWSFILSLVYNSIGLYFAVSGQLAPVIAAILMPLSSISIVVFTTISTNLVGKKIKQKVEKT, encoded by the coding sequence ATGGAACATAAAACATGTTTCCACTGCGGATTAGACGCCTCTGAAGCCTCCATAACCTTTGACAACAAATCCTTTTGCTGCAACGGTTGTAAAACCGTTTACGAGATTTTCTCTGAAAATGACTTAACTTCATACTACGATTTACAACAAGCGCCTGGCGCAACCCCGAAAGACGTTGAAGGCAAATACAATTTTTTAGATAATGCTAAAATTGTAGAAAACCTACTCGAATTTAACGATGACAACACCCAAATTGTAAACCTATACGTACCTCACATTCACTGTAGTTCTTGCATATGGGTTTTAGAAAATTTGAACAAACTTAATCCTGCTGTATCATCGTCCATGGTGAATTTTGGAAAGAAAACAGTTCGTATTACATATAACGCACACAAAGTTTCATTAAAAAATCTTGTACAACTATTAAGCCGCATAGGATACGAGCCTTTTATTAGTTTAGATGATTATGCTGTTGGACAAAAAAATGTAGACCGCTCCTTAATATACAAACTAGGCGTAGCCGGATTTGCTTTTGGAAACATCATGTTTTTATCATTTCCTGAGTATTTTCAAGTAGAAGAATTTTGGCTCGAGCAATTTAAACACCTTTTTAGATGGTTGATGTTCGCATTTTCATTACCCGTTGTTTTTTATTCGGCTCAAGATTATTTTATTTCAGCTTATAAAGGTCTCAAATCACGAATTTTAAACATTGACGTCCCCATAGCCCTAGGAGCCGCCGTGCTTTCTATTAGAAGTACTGCTGAAATTATTTTAGACCTTGGTACTGGCTTTTTTGATAGCCTTGCGGGACTGATCTTTTTTCTACTTCTAGGTAAATTTTTTCAGCAAAAAACATACAGCTTTTTATCGTTTGAACGCGATTATAAATCCTATTTCCCTATCGGAATAACAAAAATCTCTGCTGATGGCGAAGAATCATCTATTCAGGTTTACGACATTGAAAAAGGCGACCGATTACTTATTAGAAATGAAGAACTCATTCCTGTTGATAGCATTTTAATTAAAGGAAAAGCCCGTATTGATTATAGTTTTGTGACCGGTGAATCTGAAGCGGTTTCAAAAAAATCGGGCGACAAACTTTACGCTGGTGGCAAACAGGTTGAAGGGAGTATAGAAATTGAAGTTTTAAAAAGTGTGGAACAAAGCTACTTAACCCAGTTATGGAGCAATGATGTATTCAATAAAAATAAAGAAGATGCGTTTACCACATTAACTAACGCCATAAGCAAACGATTTACCATTGCTATTTTAAGTATTGCTTTTATTGCTACAGCTTATTGGCTTTTAACCGACTCGTCTAAAGCACTGAATGTATTTACAGCTGTCCTAATAATTGCTTGCCCATGTGCTATTGCCCTGGCAGCCCCTTTCACGCTAGGAAATATGCTTCGTATTTTTGGACGCAAAAAATTCTACGCAAAAAACGCCTCGGTTATTGAACAATTAGCGCAAATAAACACCATTATTTTTGATAAAACAGGTACCATTACCGCTAACAAAGAAACCGCTATCACCTATGAAGGCTCCCAACTTTCTAATGCTGAAGAAGATTTCTTAAAAAGCACCTTGCGAAATTCAAACCATCCCCTAAGCCGTTCTTTATACACTTTATTAAAAGAAAACCACATTGTACCTATTGAAAATTATGAAGAACACATAGGTGAAGGCATTGAAGCGCATTACAATCAAAACTTCATGAAAATTGGCTCGGCCCCTTTTGTTGGGTTAGCATCGGAAGTTAAAAATTTAAATACCGAGGTTCACATAAGCACCAATAACACCTACAAAGGTAAGTTTACGTTCTATAACCGCTACCGCCAAGGACTTTCTAAACTCTTCAATCAGCTAAAACCAACATACGATTTGGTGATTTTATCTGGAGACAATGCAGGAGAAAAAGAAAATCTCACCAAATTACTTCCTGCCAAAACCAAATTGCTTTTTAACCAAAAACCAGAAGACAAACTCGAATACATTAAACATCACCAAAACTCAGGTGCCACAGTTTTAATGGTAGGCGATGGTTTAAACGACGCCGGAGCTTTAGCCCAAAGTGATGTAGGTATTGCTATTTCAGAAAATGTAAACGTTTTCTCTCCTGCTTGCGATGCTATTTTAGACGCATCGAACTTTAATAGCCTGTATGATTTTATAAAAGCATCAAAATCTGCCATAACCATTATAAAATGGAGTTTTATTTTATCTCTAGTTTATAATTCTATCGGCCTTTATTTTGCGGTTTCAGGACAATTAGCTCCTGTTATAGCCGCTATTTTGATGCCATTAAGTTCTATAAGCATAGTTGTATTTACAACAATTAGTACTAACTTAGTGGGGAAAAAAATTAAACAGAAGGTTGAAAAAACATGA
- a CDS encoding FixH family protein, with product MKINWGTGIVLAFIGFISFIMYFIVTMNVSKDFEHELVTEDYYGVELAYQNDIDKLNNANTLSENISFTKNKEGLLISFPKDLDFKKITGKVTLYRPSNMKLDFEEPIALKDSKMFIVNDRLIDGRWNLRIDWNYNGTDYLFKEGVHF from the coding sequence ATGAAAATAAATTGGGGAACAGGCATTGTATTAGCTTTTATAGGATTCATTTCCTTTATCATGTACTTTATCGTGACAATGAATGTGAGTAAAGATTTCGAACACGAATTGGTCACAGAAGATTATTATGGTGTAGAATTGGCCTATCAAAATGATATCGATAAACTTAACAACGCCAATACACTCTCAGAAAACATTAGTTTTACAAAAAATAAAGAAGGTTTACTTATTTCCTTTCCAAAAGACCTTGATTTTAAAAAAATTACTGGTAAAGTTACCCTTTACAGACCTTCAAATATGAAATTAGATTTTGAAGAACCTATTGCTCTAAAAGACTCTAAAATGTTTATCGTTAATGATCGTTTGATTGACGGCCGATGGAACTTAAGAATCGACTGGAATTACAACGGTACAGACTATTTGTTTAAAGAAGGGGTGCACTTTTAG
- a CDS encoding TetR/AcrR family transcriptional regulator — translation MYSLLSNVKISVPEKIYVKDPESSDLGKRIIQESIQLIHDIGFEAFTFKKLGAKIGSNESSIYRYFENKHKLLLYLSSWYWAWIEYQIVLETYSIQDNKNKLIKAIEVLCRTIEEDSNFSHINEVVLNAIIIHENSKSFLTKAVDTQNKEGYFNIYKRVVNRLKDIISDNAPLYKYPASLASTIIEGSLHQHYLKDHFWSITDCKENVLPATFFKNLTLNALNLHE, via the coding sequence ATGTATAGTTTACTATCAAACGTAAAAATTTCTGTACCCGAAAAAATCTATGTAAAAGATCCTGAATCATCCGATTTAGGCAAACGCATCATACAAGAAAGCATACAACTGATACATGATATAGGCTTTGAAGCTTTCACTTTTAAAAAGCTAGGTGCTAAAATAGGTTCCAACGAAAGCTCTATTTATCGGTATTTTGAAAACAAACACAAATTGCTTTTATACCTTTCGTCTTGGTATTGGGCGTGGATTGAATATCAAATCGTATTAGAAACATATAGTATTCAAGATAATAAGAATAAACTTATTAAAGCCATAGAGGTATTATGCCGTACTATTGAAGAAGACTCCAATTTTTCTCATATTAATGAAGTGGTACTAAATGCTATTATTATCCACGAAAATTCGAAGTCCTTTTTAACCAAAGCTGTAGACACCCAAAACAAAGAAGGCTATTTCAACATTTACAAACGCGTTGTAAACCGATTAAAAGACATTATATCAGATAATGCCCCTTTATATAAATATCCCGCATCTTTAGCCAGCACCATTATAGAAGGTAGCTTACATCAGCATTATTTAAAAGATCATTTCTGGTCCATTACCGATTGCAAAGAAAATGTTTTACCTGCAACCTTTTTTAAAAACCTAACCCTTAACGCTTTAAACTTACACGAATGA
- a CDS encoding CcoQ/FixQ family Cbb3-type cytochrome c oxidase assembly chaperone, protein MLKYIKNHMESIAGIEIYPIISLLIFFIFFVALFWWVITAKKDYINRVSNLPLDNHQNEDIL, encoded by the coding sequence ATGTTAAAATATATAAAAAACCATATGGAGAGTATTGCAGGTATAGAAATATACCCAATCATCTCTTTACTTATCTTCTTCATCTTTTTTGTAGCCTTATTTTGGTGGGTTATCACCGCAAAAAAAGACTACATTAATAGAGTGAGTAATTTACCTTTAGACAACCACCAAAACGAAGACATATTATGA